In the genome of Candidatus Bathyarchaeia archaeon, the window GCCATCTAGGCCCATCAGCATAGGAGTGTGGAGAGCAACCGGTTTTCCCCATCGCAACTTTTCGCCTGCCTCTCGTGCTAGCACGTGGGCTTTTCTCTGGTCTATTCCCGCGCAAGCCACGTCTAGGCTCATCTCGAATATGTCAGCAGCCTGCATACACGGATAGAACAGGGTGGCGGCCTCGACTTCTTGGGTTTTCAAGTCGCGCCCCATGATCGGTAGTGCCCGCATTACACGTTGTGCCGTGGTCGTTTTGGCGACCCGGATGACTCTCTCCCAGTAGTTGGGGTTGCTGGCAAGTTTCGAGGCCCAGACGTACTCAACCTTATCTTCGTCCAGTCCCAATGCTGTGAAGCAGTGCTTGAAGTACTCACCCGCTGTCTCGATCTTTTCCATGTCCCCTCCATACTTGTTATTGATCATGCTGTGCCAGTCTGCAAGGAATATGATGAAGTGGAATCCTGCCTGGACCATGTCCTTGATTTTTGAGCCGCAGACGAGTCCTGTGCCGATATGCATCATTCCAGGCAGCTGATCTAGACCAGTTGCTTTCCGGAGCATTCAAAGCCCCAGTAAGCTCGGGGCTTCTTTTTCTCTACCAGGACGCGCTCCAGTTCTGCAGGCTGAATGATCTCTATAGTTCCGTTTGTGACAAGTTCGAGGCGTTGCCTCGGGTCCATTCTATCCTCCAAGTTTCTGCTCTGGCTGGTAGAGTACTAAAAGCCTCTACTGAGCTGCCGGGAGGTTGGGAGCGGGTTTTGCCTGCAGCCCTGTTCTAGGGTGTCTGTCGCCCGCGTCACTAACACCCAAGCCTCACCGTGAAGATCTTTGTCTTCCCTCAGCCCGGCTCTCTCGAGGCAGGCGTCTAGCAACCCGCTCCAATGAATAGGCAAGAGCGTTTTGTTCTTAATTGTTCCAGCCTGGACACTCCTGCGTCGCGGGGCTGAAATCACAAAGGGGGTAATTTTTCCCAGGATCAAGTTTTCAACCTGAAACAGATTTGTGCTTTTTTTTCTGATACATCCGTGTCACCGGCTCGTCTGGCCTTTTTCGATCCCCGTGCATTCCCCTAGGGATAGGCGTGGAAAGTCCCGTTCCAGAAATCCGTGCTTGGAATCGGGATTGGGGCTGATTTTGGGCGAATTTGCGTCTCGCGGTGCGCGGTGTGGCGGATTCGAGGCGGTTACTTCAGTGGTACGTACATGCTCGAGCGGGATGCGCCTATGCCGGGGGTTCCGTGGACGACTTTCTGGTTGGTGATTGCGAACTCTCCGAGGAAGTGTCCGATCATCTCGGGTTTGATCTCGATAGCCACAAACTCCTTTCCAGAGTGCAGATGCAGCGTCAACCCAAGCATCTCAGGTATGATGATCATGTCCCTAGCATGAGTCTTGACAGATTGAGCCTTTCCGCCACCATTACCGTTTTCTCTTCTCGATTGCCGGATATGCTCTAGAAGGGTCCGCTGGTCGTTGGTCAGACCCTTGAGTAGCGACCTTCGCTGGCGAGAGGGAAGAAGTTTGATGAACTCGTCCATCGACATCTGCTTGACCTCTTCCAAGTTGTGCCCGCGATATGTGAACTGTCTAGGCATCGAATATCCCCCATTTTGCCGGTCGTATTCTCGTAATTAACGTTGGTCCGGTCAAAATCTCTACCGCGCGCTTCTTCTCTTCGCTCTTCCAGTTTGGCGGGCGGCGATGTTTCCGACCTTCCGACCTGGTGAGGTCCAGCGTCCGACTGTCGTAGGTTTACCTGCATGTTTGTGTCGTCCTCCGCCATGAGGATGAGACGCCGCAATCATAGCCTGTCCCTTGACTACCGGCCATTTTCGTCCCCTGGCCCTCTGCAAGAACCATCTTGGACCCGCCTTCATGAATGGTTTCTCAGTTCTGCCTGCACCGGCCACGACACCTATCATAGCTCTGCAATTATCATTCACATGAATCGTCTTGCCAGAGGGCATACGCAACTCCGTGCCAATTGGAGTATGCGAGACCACTGTCGCAAAGGAGCCGGACGAACGAGCCATTGTTCCACCATCACCGTGACGGAGTTCAATATTGCAGATCATAGTCCCCTCCGGCATTTTCCCAAGAGTCTTGATGTTACCGATCTCAGCAGGGACTTCCGCTCCGAAGAGAAGCCTCTGCCCAACAGCGATTCCTTCCGGTGCTGGGACATAGATTTCTCCCGCTCCCTCCACCTGCAGCAGTGCCAGGGGTGCTCCACGAGCCATCTCGTGAACGAGGTCCTTGACGTAGCCCGAAGAATGGCCGTTTACGCTGTTGTAACCAACAGAGTGAATTCTTCGATGTGTTGGCGCTTTGAATATGAAGTACCCGCGGCCTCGTCTCTGAACGAGAATATTCTTACCCATTCAATCCCACTCCTACAATATTCCCAGTTTCACAGCGAGTTCTGACGCCTTCGATTCTGGGTTCAGCCTAACATATGCCTTCTTCTTGCCCTCAGGAGTCACGAGGGTGTGCACTTGGTCCACTTTGACTTCGTAGAGCTCCTCGATCGCCTTCCAAATATCTCGCTTTGATGCTTTAACGTGAACAATGAAGACGATCTTGTTCTCTGTCTCTATCAGCTTGACTGTGTCCTCAGACATCATAGGATATGTGATAACTAGTTCGGTGGAGACTCGGCCCATCTATCGCAGCCAGCTCCTGTCTGAGAGGGTTTTGATAGCAGACTCCGTCCAGACCGCCAGTCGTCCTGGATGTGTTCCTGGAGCCAGGGCTTCAACGCTCAAGTCTTTGACACGAACAACTTCTACGCCCTCAAAGTTTTCGAACGCTTTCTGAGCGCCCTGGTACTCGCTGACTACAAGGAGGGGTCCTACGGAATGCGTTCGGTTCTTTCCCCGTATCTTCTTGCTCTTCTTTACCCGGTCGATATCGTCCCATACTCCGATCGCCGTTAGAAAAGTTTTGGCCGCAGACGATTTCCCGAACTTTTCCACCTCATCAGTGACGACTAGTGGTAGCTCGATCTCTTCGTCGAACTTGTGCCCTCTCTTTCGGACGAGAGCTTGCGATCCAGTAGCGGCTATTGCCGAGTCAAGTGCGACGCGTCGTTCTTTCCTGTTCATTGATTTGGCCGTTCGTTTCCAGGCGACGGGTGGAAAGGCCATTCGCCCTCCCATAGTTCCTGGGGCAAAGGCGGCTGTGCCGGAGAGTGGGCCGTGTCCGCCTACTCGTGGAACCCTTGAGATTCCTCTGCCAACTCCGAAAGATTCTGCGGTGGTCCTCTTTCCCGCCATATGATTCCGCCCTTGAGGTTGGAAGCGATGGGATTGTTGAGCAACCACAGCCTTCGCTATGATGTCTCTTCTAAGAACAGAGGTGAACACTGGCGGGAGTGAGAGCTCGCTCACGGCTTTCCCATCTGTTCCGAAAATCTTGACGTTGCGTTGGCTCAAGGCTCTATGCTCCCTGCTTTGATGCCAGGCTGATCATTTCCATCTTGGGGGGTTCGCCTGAGATTCGTCCTCTTGCCGGCGTTCTGAGGGCGACTAGCCTGTTTGCCGGTCCGGGTATCGTTCCTCTCAATAAAGTGAATTCGGTCTTGATTGGTCCGTAGTGCAGGAATCCTCCTTTTGGTGTAACGTCTGTTCCGTTGTCTCCAATCTTTAGAATCTGTTTGTTATACTCTGTTCGTTGAGCGAATCCCATTTGGCCTGCTCTGGGTACCGAGTACATGACGTAGTGAGGGTGCCAGGGGCCGATGGAGCCGACTCCTCGAACAGTCTTTCTCGATTTGTGTTTGAGCTTCTTAATTCCCCAGCGCTTTACAGGGCCTTGAATGCCCTTTCCCTTGGTGATCCCAATAACATCCACGTCCATTCCCTCTTTGAAGACATCAGCAACCTTCACCTCCTTGCCGAGCAGTTTTTTCGCGAACTCCAGCTGATCCTTCACGGTTCCTCCATCGATCTTCACCTCCATAAGGTCGGGCTTTTTCTTTCCGATCTTGGCTAGGCGTGGTTGGCTCGCGGCGATTGCACGCACTTCCACAACTCTATCTTTTGTGGACTCGAGCTTCTCCCAACCTTTGTTGTCGTCGAATTTCTCAGGAACCTTGATTTTGCGTCCGAGATCCTTTGAGGGTTCTGGAGCCCAGACCTCGCCCGAGGTCCTGAGGTTTCCGTTGAATCTCTCATAGAATCTTAGTCCCGTTACCAACAATGGAGGGGTTTCTACCACGGTTACTGGTAAAGTGACTTCTTTTCCGTAGTTTAGTGATCCCTGTCGGTTGTCGACCATGGTAACGTGGCTTGTCCCTGCTTTGAAGCCTGCGAAGGCCAGGAGTTTCGGTGCTCCCTCGTACTCCGGCCAGAAACGGATTCGAGGGGCCCAGTGGGAAGATCTCCCCCGAGGTAAATAGGCGAGCGATCCTCTTCTCGGCGCGCTATACTTCCTATGACCCATCTATTTCTCCTCCAAGACGCTAAGGACGGCAAGGGAGCTCCACAATGCTTCTTCGGTCCTGACTGTCTCAACCCCTTGGTCCGGAATAGTGTTCAGATTGAAGTCCATTGAGTCGGAGACGTTCATGCCTGACCGGGCGAGAATTTCTGGGACGCCTTCGCTTGGCGAACCAAATACAATCAAGGGGCACAGGGCTGACTTCCACATCTTCCTCAGATCAGACGCTATCTCCAGTACATTCACGCCCTTCCGGGAAGTCGAGATTGTCAAGTCGAATTTCCTGCTCCGTATTATTTCTGATAGTGAAACGTTCCCACGAGCCACCCTGAACCCCCAATATATGGTTAACCCGCTGGGCTCCACGATTTCACCCTCAAGATCCGGCGAGTTCTTCGTCAACCGAACGGTGATTCTGTTTGAAGTCGGCAGGTTTGACTTGATGCGAACCAAGTTGCGGAAACCGGCCTCGATCATAGAAGACGGCCCGGATTGCACAACTACGCCTTCTCGCAGCAGCCCAGGGCTTGGGTTCTGCTTGTCAGGGTGGTTAGGTGTACGTAGGGGTGGCAGGGTACCGGCGTACTGTAGGTCAGGGTCCATCTTGAATAGCAGTCTCCGCAGGTACTGCGGGGTCTCAATGTACTTGAGCATCTTCTCGATTAGGGCTGCTTCGCGATCTACCTCGGCTCCCGCTCTGTCGCGGTAGATGATCGCCTGTTCCACCCGAAACGTCGCGAGTGCCCGCGAGGCAAACCCTAGGCGGGCTGTCTTTTCCCTCAGATGAGGTATGTCCAAGGTCAAGCTAGCCGGTAAGGCAACCGAGAGGGTTTGGGCTCGCCGTGCGGGTTGAGTCATGATTATCCACAGGTGGCGAGAAAGATAAATTGGTCGGATCTTTTCGACAGGACTGCGAACGTTTAGAAATCTAGCACCTAATCATCGAGCATGCCAACAGTTCTCGACAGTGAGAAAGAGATCTCTCGCCTCGATCCGAAGGAAATGCTTGGTGCAGTCGAGAGATTCCCAGAATTCATCAGCACCCAATTACAAGTTTGGCCTCTAATTCGAAAAATCACCCGACACCCAGTCTTTCGTAACATTGTATTGATGGGTATGGGTGGGTCCGCGTCTGCAGGAGACCTGGTTCTTGACTGGCTCGAAGACAAGATCTCTGTTCCGGCGATCGTCCTCCGGGACCCGGCGCTTCCAAGATTCGTCGGATCCGACACCCTCTTTGTTGCTCTCAGTTATTCAGGAGAGACGCGCGAGACTCTAGCTGCTTTCCGAGAGGCGAGAAAACGTGGCTCCACTCTGATGACCATCGGAACAGGCGGCAAATTGCAAGAATTGTCCGAAGAACTGGGTGTCCCATTTCTTGGAGTTCGACCGGCTCCGGCTCCTCGAGCTGCGCTGGGCCAAATGGTCGTGGCATCGGCCCTTGCGCTAAACAGCTGTGGAATAATTCAAGACCCCAAGTCTGAGATCGAGTTGGCGGCTCGAGAACTCGGTCGGCTTAGAAATCGGATCCAGAGACAAGTTCCTCTTACCAAGAACCCTGCCAAGCGTCTTGCTGCATCATTGGAAGGTCGCCTTCCGGCAATCTACGCGTTTCGAAGAATGGGTAGCGTTGCGAGACGATT includes:
- a CDS encoding tyrosine--tRNA ligase; translated protein: MLRKATGLDQLPGMMHIGTGLVCGSKIKDMVQAGFHFIIFLADWHSMINNKYGGDMEKIETAGEYFKHCFTALGLDEDKVEYVWASKLASNPNYWERVIRVAKTTTAQRVMRALPIMGRDLKTQEVEAATLFYPCMQAADIFEMSLDVACAGIDQRKAHVLAREAGEKLRWGKPVALHTPMLMGLDGLQGSDRGSYDEDPKLSSVIAAKMSKSKPENTIMLHDSPGVIEEKLRKAYCPPKIVEGNPVIEYYRLLAFPRYKTVTLARDQKFGGDLKFATYKELEEAYKTGKIHPQDLKANMARILAEILSGVREYFGKHPEPLEQMKRLEAR
- a CDS encoding 30S ribosomal protein S19, with the translated sequence MPRQFTYRGHNLEEVKQMSMDEFIKLLPSRQRRSLLKGLTNDQRTLLEHIRQSRRENGNGGGKAQSVKTHARDMIIIPEMLGLTLHLHSGKEFVAIEIKPEMIGHFLGEFAITNQKVVHGTPGIGASRSSMYVPLK
- a CDS encoding 50S ribosomal protein L2; its protein translation is MGKNILVQRRGRGYFIFKAPTHRRIHSVGYNSVNGHSSGYVKDLVHEMARGAPLALLQVEGAGEIYVPAPEGIAVGQRLLFGAEVPAEIGNIKTLGKMPEGTMICNIELRHGDGGTMARSSGSFATVVSHTPIGTELRMPSGKTIHVNDNCRAMIGVVAGAGRTEKPFMKAGPRWFLQRARGRKWPVVKGQAMIAASHPHGGGRHKHAGKPTTVGRWTSPGRKVGNIAARQTGRAKRRSAR
- a CDS encoding 50S ribosomal protein L23 — its product is MGRVSTELVITYPMMSEDTVKLIETENKIVFIVHVKASKRDIWKAIEELYEVKVDQVHTLVTPEGKKKAYVRLNPESKASELAVKLGIL
- the rpl4p gene encoding 50S ribosomal protein L4, with amino-acid sequence MSQRNVKIFGTDGKAVSELSLPPVFTSVLRRDIIAKAVVAQQSHRFQPQGRNHMAGKRTTAESFGVGRGISRVPRVGGHGPLSGTAAFAPGTMGGRMAFPPVAWKRTAKSMNRKERRVALDSAIAATGSQALVRKRGHKFDEEIELPLVVTDEVEKFGKSSAAKTFLTAIGVWDDIDRVKKSKKIRGKNRTHSVGPLLVVSEYQGAQKAFENFEGVEVVRVKDLSVEALAPGTHPGRLAVWTESAIKTLSDRSWLR
- a CDS encoding 50S ribosomal protein L3; its protein translation is MGHRKYSAPRRGSLAYLPRGRSSHWAPRIRFWPEYEGAPKLLAFAGFKAGTSHVTMVDNRQGSLNYGKEVTLPVTVVETPPLLVTGLRFYERFNGNLRTSGEVWAPEPSKDLGRKIKVPEKFDDNKGWEKLESTKDRVVEVRAIAASQPRLAKIGKKKPDLMEVKIDGGTVKDQLEFAKKLLGKEVKVADVFKEGMDVDVIGITKGKGIQGPVKRWGIKKLKHKSRKTVRGVGSIGPWHPHYVMYSVPRAGQMGFAQRTEYNKQILKIGDNGTDVTPKGGFLHYGPIKTEFTLLRGTIPGPANRLVALRTPARGRISGEPPKMEMISLASKQGA
- a CDS encoding RNA methyltransferase, yielding MTQPARRAQTLSVALPASLTLDIPHLREKTARLGFASRALATFRVEQAIIYRDRAGAEVDREAALIEKMLKYIETPQYLRRLLFKMDPDLQYAGTLPPLRTPNHPDKQNPSPGLLREGVVVQSGPSSMIEAGFRNLVRIKSNLPTSNRITVRLTKNSPDLEGEIVEPSGLTIYWGFRVARGNVSLSEIIRSRKFDLTISTSRKGVNVLEIASDLRKMWKSALCPLIVFGSPSEGVPEILARSGMNVSDSMDFNLNTIPDQGVETVRTEEALWSSLAVLSVLEEK
- a CDS encoding bifunctional phosphoglucose/phosphomannose isomerase, which produces MPTVLDSEKEISRLDPKEMLGAVERFPEFISTQLQVWPLIRKITRHPVFRNIVLMGMGGSASAGDLVLDWLEDKISVPAIVLRDPALPRFVGSDTLFVALSYSGETRETLAAFREARKRGSTLMTIGTGGKLQELSEELGVPFLGVRPAPAPRAALGQMVVASALALNSCGIIQDPKSEIELAARELGRLRNRIQRQVPLTKNPAKRLAASLEGRLPAIYAFRRMGSVARRFKNQLAENSKMVAKCALLPEAGHNEVEAWFNQRFPLAPVFIRDHSESDFERAVFESFRSAITRAARVTPAQLRLKAGTRLAGLLLPVLYSDFVSVYLALLRGLDPADTPWIRVYRKE